Proteins encoded in a region of the Bactrocera tryoni isolate S06 chromosome 4, CSIRO_BtryS06_freeze2, whole genome shotgun sequence genome:
- the LOC120776135 gene encoding anoctamin-1 isoform X7: protein MTRRRFQDGKRSVDFVLAYIGDDDYIPENRRKREIFETNLIKEGLHLEHDNTQRIHFIKIHAPLEVLCRYAEILKIKLPMKKIPGQELIEEDDFRIKYFLTTTCSRIFSWLRVSAERPYRIHFEFSRNYEHLFDWEQPNFFDAGVRNSIISFILERQHFVEGEETPDNLGIEKLLEDRVYHSAYPLHDDTDRDFLLQEWATLSKWIHLQPLDSIKEYFGAKVALYFAWLGFYTHMLIPVSVLGILCFIYGFVTWSSDPISRQICNDNQTTLMCPQCDRNCDYWLLEKTCNSSKMNYLIDNNITVVFASIMALWAVVYLELWKRYSATLVHRWGLTTFSKHVEHPRPQYLSKLQKHKDITERWKKSNNILEPDVPFWRIKFLPSFTSYSIMVLFICVSLIAIFSMIVYRMAQKASHSILGSDNSMTYKIMVLPMTAGIIDLIVISMLDYVYTSLAVYLTNMEYCRTQTQYDESLTVKNYIFQFVNYYSSLFYIAFMKGKFVGYPAKYNRILGFRQEECNPGGCLMELCMQLVIIMVGKQAVNAIVEMLFPYIMRCIRKLSARMGMRKVESEEKLISCNQWTEDYHLEPSNTNSLFSEYLEMVLQFGFITLFGLAFPLAPLLALINNVIEVRLDAIKMLKLIRRPVAQRASNIGVWYNMMAIVARIAVASSAMIIAFSTNLIPKLVYTTATNDASLEGYLNFTLAYFNTEDFQVQPVLRGSIYENVTSCRYTEFRNSPWDEQPYKRPTYYWKILTGRLAFIVVFQNVIGMIQGIIAWAIADEPSKLRKRIEREGFLLREHIIEYEKKTAAEKAAARRAIDEAQYEDEKLDYYANNKETTTTAQPQTVQRDYGDNDNVVYRNERTTPL, encoded by the exons ACACGTCGACGCTTCCAAGATGGCAAACGCAGTGTGGATTTCGTCTTGGCCTATATCGGCGATGATGATTATATACCCGAAAATAGACGAAAACGCGAAATATTCGAAACGAATCTAATCAAAGAGGGTCTGCATTTGGAGCATGACAATACGCAGCGCATACATTTCATCAAAATTCATGCGCCACTCGAGGTGCTCTGCCGTTATGCGGAAATACTGAAGATCAAATTGccaatgaagaag ATACCGGGGCAGGAGCTTATAGAGGAAGATGATTTTCgtatcaaatattttcttaccaCCACCTGCAGCCGCATCTTTAGTTGGTTAAGAGTCAGTGCGGAGCGTCCATATCGCATACACTTTGAGTTCTCCCGCAATTATGAGCATTT ATTCGACTGGGAGCAACCGAATTTCTTCGATGCTGGCGTACGCAACTCGATCATCAGCTTCATATTGGAGCGTCAGCATTTCGTCGAGGGCGAGGAGACACCTGATAATTTGGGTATTGAGAAGTTATTAGAGGACCGTGTCTATCACAGCGCATACCCACTGCATGAT GATACGGATCGTGACTTCCTGCTGCAAGAATGGGCCACACTCAGCAAGTGGATACA CCTGCAACCATTGGACAGCATAAAAGAGTATTTTGGTGCGAAAGTTGCCTTATATTTTGCCTGGTTGGGTTTCTACACACACATGTTGATACCTGTCAGTGTATTGGGCATATTATGTTTCATTTATGGATTTGTAACGTGGAGCAGTGATCCCATAAG TCGCCAAATTTGCAACGATAACCAAACGACACTCATGTGCCCACAATGCGATCGCAACTGTGACTACTGGCTCTTGGAGAAGACTTGTAACTCATCGAAAATGAATTATCTGATAGATAATAATATAACGGTTGTGTTTGCCTCCATAATGGCGCTTTGGG CTGTAGTCTATCTGGAGCTCTGGAAGCGCTATTCTGCCACTTTAGTGCACCGTTGGGGTTTGACCACCTTCTCAAAGCACGTTGAACATCCGCGTCCGCAATATTTATCAAAACTGCAAAAGCACAAAGATATCACAGAGCGTTGGAAGAAAAGCAATAATATACTGGAACCCGATGTGCCATTTTGGCGCATAAAATTCCTGCCCAGCTTCACCAGCTACAGCATTATGGTCTTATTT ATCTGCGTCTCACTCATCGCCATCTTCTCCATGATAGTCTATCGCATGGCACAGAAAGCATCGCACAGCATTTTGGGCAGCGATAATTCGATGACCTACAAAATAATGGTGCTTCCCATGACCGCTGGTATCATCGATCTAATCGTTATCTCCATGCTCGATTATGTCTACACTTCGCTGGCCGTTTATCTCACGAATATGGAATATTGTCGCACCCAAACGCAATATGATGAAAGTCTGACAGTCAAAAATTATATCTTTCAATTTGTCAACTACTATTCGTCGCTGTTTTACATCGCCTTCATGAAGGGCAAATTCGTTGGGTATCCTGCCAAATATAATCGCATCTTGGGCTTCCGACAGGAAGAATGCAATCCCGGCGGCTGTTTGATGGAGCTTTGCATGCAGTTGGTGATCATTATGGTCGGCAAGCAGGCGGTCAATGCCATCGTTGAGATGCTTTTTCCATATATCATGCGTTGCATACGCAAGCTCTCTGCGCGCATGGGCATGCGCAAAGTCGAGAGCGAAGAGAAACTGATATCGTGCAATCAGTGGACTGAAGACTATCACCTAGAACCATCGAATACGAACTCACTATTCTCGGAGTATTTGGAAATGG TACTGCAGTTTGGCTTCATAACACTCTTCGGCTTGGCCTTCCCGTTAGCGCCGCTGTTAGCCTTAATTAATAACGTCATAGAAGTGCGTTTAGATGCCATAAAAATGCTTAAGCTCATAAGACGTCCGGTGGCGCAGCGCGCCAGCAATATTGGCGTGTGGTACAACATGATGGCGATCGTGGCGCGCATAGCCGTTGCTTCAAGC GCTATGATCATTGCATTTTCCACAAATCTCATACCGAAACTGGTCTACACAACTGCCACAAATGACGCATCCCTAGAgggttatttgaattttacgCTGGCCTACTTCAACACAGAGGACTTCCAG GTACAACCAGTGCTGCGGGGGAGCATCTATGAAAATGTAACCTCCTGTCGTTATACTGAATTCCGCAATTCTCCTTGGGATGAACAACCATATAAGCGTCCTACATATTATTGGAAAATTCTAACAGGACGTCTGGCGTTTATCGTAGTGTTTCAG AACGTCATCGGCATGATACAAGGCATTATCGCCTGGGCCATCGCCGATGAGCCGAGCAAGCTGCGCAAGCGCATCGAACGCGAAGGCTTCCTGCTGCGCGAACATATTATCGAGTATGAAAAGAAAACGGCGGCAGAAAAGGCAGCAGCGCGTCGTGCCATAGACGAAGCGCAATACGAAGACGAGAAATTGGATTACTACGCGAACAACAAGGAGACGACGACGACGGCACAGCCGCAGACGGTGCAACGCGATTATGGCGACAATGATAATGTCGTTTATAGAAATGAGCGCACAACGCCGCTGTAG
- the LOC120776135 gene encoding anoctamin-1 isoform X6 encodes MTLNNLLNNFFPHSCFEFCYEMLERLRERTRRRFQDGKRSVDFVLAYIGDDDYIPENRRKREIFETNLIKEGLHLEHDNTQRIHFIKIHAPLEVLCRYAEILKIKLPMKKIPGQELIEEDDFRIKYFLTTTCSRIFSWLRVSAERPYRIHFEFSRNYEHLFDWEQPNFFDAGVRNSIISFILERQHFVEGEETPDNLGIEKLLEDRVYHSAYPLHDDTDRDFLLQEWATLSKWIHLQPLDSIKEYFGAKVALYFAWLGFYTHMLIPVSVLGILCFIYGFVTWSSDPISRQICNDNQTTLMCPQCDRNCDYWLLEKTCNSSKMNYLIDNNITVVFASIMALWAVVYLELWKRYSATLVHRWGLTTFSKHVEHPRPQYLSKLQKHKDITERWKKSNNILEPDVPFWRIKFLPSFTSYSIMVLFICVSLIAIFSMIVYRMAQKASHSILGSDNSMTYKIMVLPMTAGIIDLIVISMLDYVYTSLAVYLTNMEYCRTQTQYDESLTVKNYIFQFVNYYSSLFYIAFMKGKFVGYPAKYNRILGFRQEECNPGGCLMELCMQLVIIMVGKQAVNAIVEMLFPYIMRCIRKLSARMGMRKVESEEKLISCNQWTEDYHLEPSNTNSLFSEYLEMVLQFGFITLFGLAFPLAPLLALINNVIEVRLDAIKMLKLIRRPVAQRASNIGVWYNMMAIVARIAVASSAMIIAFSTNLIPKLVYTTATNDASLEGYLNFTLAYFNTEDFQVQPVLRGSIYENVTSCRYTEFRNSPWDEQPYKRPTYYWKILTGRLAFIVVFQNVIGMIQGIIAWAIADEPSKLRKRIEREGFLLREHIIEYEKKTAAEKAAARRAIDEAQYEDEKLDYYANNKETTTTAQPQTVQRDYGDNDNVVYRNERTTPL; translated from the exons ATGAccttgaataatttattgaataatttttttccacactCGTGTTTTGAATTTTGTTACGAAATGCTTGAACGCTTGCGGGAACGG ACACGTCGACGCTTCCAAGATGGCAAACGCAGTGTGGATTTCGTCTTGGCCTATATCGGCGATGATGATTATATACCCGAAAATAGACGAAAACGCGAAATATTCGAAACGAATCTAATCAAAGAGGGTCTGCATTTGGAGCATGACAATACGCAGCGCATACATTTCATCAAAATTCATGCGCCACTCGAGGTGCTCTGCCGTTATGCGGAAATACTGAAGATCAAATTGccaatgaagaag ATACCGGGGCAGGAGCTTATAGAGGAAGATGATTTTCgtatcaaatattttcttaccaCCACCTGCAGCCGCATCTTTAGTTGGTTAAGAGTCAGTGCGGAGCGTCCATATCGCATACACTTTGAGTTCTCCCGCAATTATGAGCATTT ATTCGACTGGGAGCAACCGAATTTCTTCGATGCTGGCGTACGCAACTCGATCATCAGCTTCATATTGGAGCGTCAGCATTTCGTCGAGGGCGAGGAGACACCTGATAATTTGGGTATTGAGAAGTTATTAGAGGACCGTGTCTATCACAGCGCATACCCACTGCATGAT GATACGGATCGTGACTTCCTGCTGCAAGAATGGGCCACACTCAGCAAGTGGATACA CCTGCAACCATTGGACAGCATAAAAGAGTATTTTGGTGCGAAAGTTGCCTTATATTTTGCCTGGTTGGGTTTCTACACACACATGTTGATACCTGTCAGTGTATTGGGCATATTATGTTTCATTTATGGATTTGTAACGTGGAGCAGTGATCCCATAAG TCGCCAAATTTGCAACGATAACCAAACGACACTCATGTGCCCACAATGCGATCGCAACTGTGACTACTGGCTCTTGGAGAAGACTTGTAACTCATCGAAAATGAATTATCTGATAGATAATAATATAACGGTTGTGTTTGCCTCCATAATGGCGCTTTGGG CTGTAGTCTATCTGGAGCTCTGGAAGCGCTATTCTGCCACTTTAGTGCACCGTTGGGGTTTGACCACCTTCTCAAAGCACGTTGAACATCCGCGTCCGCAATATTTATCAAAACTGCAAAAGCACAAAGATATCACAGAGCGTTGGAAGAAAAGCAATAATATACTGGAACCCGATGTGCCATTTTGGCGCATAAAATTCCTGCCCAGCTTCACCAGCTACAGCATTATGGTCTTATTT ATCTGCGTCTCACTCATCGCCATCTTCTCCATGATAGTCTATCGCATGGCACAGAAAGCATCGCACAGCATTTTGGGCAGCGATAATTCGATGACCTACAAAATAATGGTGCTTCCCATGACCGCTGGTATCATCGATCTAATCGTTATCTCCATGCTCGATTATGTCTACACTTCGCTGGCCGTTTATCTCACGAATATGGAATATTGTCGCACCCAAACGCAATATGATGAAAGTCTGACAGTCAAAAATTATATCTTTCAATTTGTCAACTACTATTCGTCGCTGTTTTACATCGCCTTCATGAAGGGCAAATTCGTTGGGTATCCTGCCAAATATAATCGCATCTTGGGCTTCCGACAGGAAGAATGCAATCCCGGCGGCTGTTTGATGGAGCTTTGCATGCAGTTGGTGATCATTATGGTCGGCAAGCAGGCGGTCAATGCCATCGTTGAGATGCTTTTTCCATATATCATGCGTTGCATACGCAAGCTCTCTGCGCGCATGGGCATGCGCAAAGTCGAGAGCGAAGAGAAACTGATATCGTGCAATCAGTGGACTGAAGACTATCACCTAGAACCATCGAATACGAACTCACTATTCTCGGAGTATTTGGAAATGG TACTGCAGTTTGGCTTCATAACACTCTTCGGCTTGGCCTTCCCGTTAGCGCCGCTGTTAGCCTTAATTAATAACGTCATAGAAGTGCGTTTAGATGCCATAAAAATGCTTAAGCTCATAAGACGTCCGGTGGCGCAGCGCGCCAGCAATATTGGCGTGTGGTACAACATGATGGCGATCGTGGCGCGCATAGCCGTTGCTTCAAGC GCTATGATCATTGCATTTTCCACAAATCTCATACCGAAACTGGTCTACACAACTGCCACAAATGACGCATCCCTAGAgggttatttgaattttacgCTGGCCTACTTCAACACAGAGGACTTCCAG GTACAACCAGTGCTGCGGGGGAGCATCTATGAAAATGTAACCTCCTGTCGTTATACTGAATTCCGCAATTCTCCTTGGGATGAACAACCATATAAGCGTCCTACATATTATTGGAAAATTCTAACAGGACGTCTGGCGTTTATCGTAGTGTTTCAG AACGTCATCGGCATGATACAAGGCATTATCGCCTGGGCCATCGCCGATGAGCCGAGCAAGCTGCGCAAGCGCATCGAACGCGAAGGCTTCCTGCTGCGCGAACATATTATCGAGTATGAAAAGAAAACGGCGGCAGAAAAGGCAGCAGCGCGTCGTGCCATAGACGAAGCGCAATACGAAGACGAGAAATTGGATTACTACGCGAACAACAAGGAGACGACGACGACGGCACAGCCGCAGACGGTGCAACGCGATTATGGCGACAATGATAATGTCGTTTATAGAAATGAGCGCACAACGCCGCTGTAG
- the LOC120775603 gene encoding phosphoglycolate phosphatase 2, whose translation MEHKVNSEKSSSELISELEYPPNPNAIKYLNELTLKQKQDFFDSFDVILCDCDGVIWQTLHELLPGSPEAIDYLKRQGKEVIYVTNNSIIPIDMQLKKFERFGIEVKKHEIVHPAQTICDHLKSIQFDGLIFCLTSEAFKSLLREAGFNVVEELVGYVETLDDLRAVINSDDPVKAVIIDVDFNLTASKLMRSHGYLKNNPECLFIGGAADTLITVGGKDVIGPGPYISVLENTTQRKALILGKPGVALRDFIMEQHKIKNASRCLFIGDSIVTDIRFAKVCGFQTLLVLTGTTTTEDLQSNLTETDTPDYVSERLADLNGFLS comes from the exons ATGGAGCATAAAGTTAACAGTGAG AAATCGAGTTCCGAGCTAATATCAGAGTTGGAATATCCACCAAATCCAAATGCCATCAAGTATCTCAATGAATTGACGCTCAAGCAGAAGCAAGACTTTTTCGATTCCTTCGACGTTATCCTTTGCGATTGCGATG GCGTCATATGGCAGACACTACATGAGCTCTTGCCCGGCTCACCGGAAGCGATTGATTATCTCAAACGGCAGGGCAAAGAAGTCATCTATGTCACAAACAATAGCATAATACCCATTGAtatgcaattgaaaaaatttgaaaggtTCGGTATCGAGGTGAAGAAG CATGAGATTGTGCATCCAGCGCAGACAATTTGCGATCACTTAAAGTCCATACAATTTGACGGTCTCATCTTCTGCCTCACTTCGGAAGCGTTTAAGTCGCTGCTCCGTGAGGCTGGCTTCAATGTGGTGGAAGAG CTCGTCGGTTACGTAGAAACTTTAGACGATTTGCGTGCGGTCATAAACAGCGATGACCCCGTTAAGGCGGTTATTATTGATGTGGATTTCAATTTGACGGCATCGAAGTTGATGCGCTCCCATGgatatttgaaaaacaatccGGAGTGCCTATTTATTGGCGGCGCCGCTGATACACTTATCACAGTCGGCGGAAAGGATGTTATAG GACCCGGTCCATATATATCGGTGCTCGAAAACACTACACAGCGTAAGGCTTTAATATTGGGCAAACCTGGCGTGGCCTTACGGGACTTTATAATGGAGCAGCATAAAATCAAGAATGCAAGTCGTTGCCTCTTTATCGGTGACAGCATTGTGACAGACATCCGCTTCGCCAAAGTGTGTGGTTTTCAAACTCTGCTGGTGCTTACCGGCACTACAACGACAGAGGATTTGCAATCAAATCTAACTGAGACCGACACCCCGGATTATGTTAGCGAACGCTTGGCCGATTTGAATGGATTTCTTTCATAG